One genomic window of Micropterus dolomieu isolate WLL.071019.BEF.003 ecotype Adirondacks linkage group LG06, ASM2129224v1, whole genome shotgun sequence includes the following:
- the mbnl1 gene encoding muscleblind-like protein 1 isoform X11 has product MAMLAQQMQLANAMMPGTQLPPMVRGHTRMNIPQLLHMPMFSMTPGLATNASAAAAAAAFNPYLSPVSPGLMPQEIMPSTPVLMASSHTVSQVPNSAAAAAQKLLRTDRLEVCREYQRGNCSRGENDCRFAHPADSTMIDTNDNTVTVCMDYIKGRCSREKCKYFHPPAHLQAKIKAAQHQVNQATAAAAMTQSAVKSLKRPLDATFDLGIAPNVMAPLPKRAALEKANGASAMFNTSMLQYQQALASMQFQQQAAFLPSGSILCMTPAASVVPMMHGGNPATVSAATTSATSVPFATASTNQDSSLSKLTTNEYMQLIPIISADHLSSHKYLTQM; this is encoded by the exons AtggccatgctggcccagcagATGCAGCTCGCCAATGCTATGATGCCTGGCACCCAGCTACCACCTATGGTGAGGGGACACACACGTATGAACATACCACAGCTACTCCACATG CCCATGTTCTCAATGACGCCAGGTCTGGCCACCAACGCcagtgcagcagctgcagctgcggCCTTTAATCCCTACCTGAGCCCTGTGTCACCAGGCCTGATGCCACAAGAGATCATGCCCAGCACCCCCGTCCTCATGGCCTCCAGCCACACTGTCAGCCAAGTCCCCAACTCTGCGGCTGCTGCAGCCCAGAAACTGCTGAGAACGGATAGACTTGag GTGTGTAGGGAATATCAGAGGGGCAACTGCTCTCGGGGGGAGAACGACTGTCGCTTCGCCCACCCCGCAGACAGCACCATGATCGACACCAACGACAACACCGTCACCGTGTGCATGGACTACATCAAGGGCCGGTGCTCCCGGGAAAAGTGCAAGTACTTCCACCCGCCGGCCCATCTGCAGGCCAAAATTAAGGCTGCCCAGCACCAGGTGAACCAGGCCACAGCCGCCGCGGCCATG ACTCAGTCGGCTGTCAAATCACTGAAGCGACCCCTCGACGCAACCTTTGACCTG GGCATCGCCCCTAATGTCATGGCTCCCCTGCCCAAGCGGGCAGCCCTGGAGAAAGCCAACGGGGCCTCTGCCATGTTTAACACCAGCATGCTCCAGTACCAACAGGCCCTGGCCAGCATGCAGTTTCAGCAGCAGGCTGCTTTCCTCCCATCAG GCTCAATATTGTGCATGACACCTGCAGCCAGCGTTG TTCCCATGATGCACGGTGGTAATCCAGCCACTGTGTCTGCAGCCACCACATCTGCCACAAGCGTTCCCTTCGCAACTGCCTCCACCAATCAG GACTCTTCCTTATCAAAGTTGACTACCAACGAATACATGCAATTG ATTCCAATAATATCTGCAGATCATCTGAGTAGTCACAAGTACTTGACTCAAATGTAG
- the mbnl1 gene encoding muscleblind-like protein 1 isoform X12, with protein MAMLAQQMQLANAMMPGTQLPPMVRGHTRMNIPQLLHMPMFSMTPGLATNASAAAAAAAFNPYLSPVSPGLMPQEIMPSTPVLMASSHTVSQVPNSAAAAAQKLLRTDRLEVCREYQRGNCSRGENDCRFAHPADSTMIDTNDNTVTVCMDYIKGRCSREKCKYFHPPAHLQAKIKAAQHQVNQATAAAAMTQSAVKSLKRPLDATFDLGIAPNVMAPLPKRAALEKANGASAMFNTSMLQYQQALASMQFQQQAAFLPSVPMMHGGNPATVSAATTSATSVPFATASTNQDSSLSKLTTNEYMQLIPIISADHLSSHKYLTQM; from the exons AtggccatgctggcccagcagATGCAGCTCGCCAATGCTATGATGCCTGGCACCCAGCTACCACCTATGGTGAGGGGACACACACGTATGAACATACCACAGCTACTCCACATG CCCATGTTCTCAATGACGCCAGGTCTGGCCACCAACGCcagtgcagcagctgcagctgcggCCTTTAATCCCTACCTGAGCCCTGTGTCACCAGGCCTGATGCCACAAGAGATCATGCCCAGCACCCCCGTCCTCATGGCCTCCAGCCACACTGTCAGCCAAGTCCCCAACTCTGCGGCTGCTGCAGCCCAGAAACTGCTGAGAACGGATAGACTTGag GTGTGTAGGGAATATCAGAGGGGCAACTGCTCTCGGGGGGAGAACGACTGTCGCTTCGCCCACCCCGCAGACAGCACCATGATCGACACCAACGACAACACCGTCACCGTGTGCATGGACTACATCAAGGGCCGGTGCTCCCGGGAAAAGTGCAAGTACTTCCACCCGCCGGCCCATCTGCAGGCCAAAATTAAGGCTGCCCAGCACCAGGTGAACCAGGCCACAGCCGCCGCGGCCATG ACTCAGTCGGCTGTCAAATCACTGAAGCGACCCCTCGACGCAACCTTTGACCTG GGCATCGCCCCTAATGTCATGGCTCCCCTGCCCAAGCGGGCAGCCCTGGAGAAAGCCAACGGGGCCTCTGCCATGTTTAACACCAGCATGCTCCAGTACCAACAGGCCCTGGCCAGCATGCAGTTTCAGCAGCAGGCTGCTTTCCTCCCATCAG TTCCCATGATGCACGGTGGTAATCCAGCCACTGTGTCTGCAGCCACCACATCTGCCACAAGCGTTCCCTTCGCAACTGCCTCCACCAATCAG GACTCTTCCTTATCAAAGTTGACTACCAACGAATACATGCAATTG ATTCCAATAATATCTGCAGATCATCTGAGTAGTCACAAGTACTTGACTCAAATGTAG
- the mbnl1 gene encoding muscleblind-like protein 1 isoform X15, translating into MAMLAQQMQLANAMMPGTQLPPMPMFSMTPGLATNASAAAAAAAFNPYLSPVSPGLMPQEIMPSTPVLMASSHTVSQVPNSAAAAAQKLLRTDRLEVCREYQRGNCSRGENDCRFAHPADSTMIDTNDNTVTVCMDYIKGRCSREKCKYFHPPAHLQAKIKAAQHQVNQATAAAAMGIAPNVMAPLPKRAALEKANGASAMFNTSMLQYQQALASMQFQQQAAFLPSGSILCMTPAASVVPMMHGGNPATVSAATTSATSVPFATASTNQDSSLSKLTTNEYMQLIPIISADHLSSHKYLTQM; encoded by the exons AtggccatgctggcccagcagATGCAGCTCGCCAATGCTATGATGCCTGGCACCCAGCTACCACCTATG CCCATGTTCTCAATGACGCCAGGTCTGGCCACCAACGCcagtgcagcagctgcagctgcggCCTTTAATCCCTACCTGAGCCCTGTGTCACCAGGCCTGATGCCACAAGAGATCATGCCCAGCACCCCCGTCCTCATGGCCTCCAGCCACACTGTCAGCCAAGTCCCCAACTCTGCGGCTGCTGCAGCCCAGAAACTGCTGAGAACGGATAGACTTGag GTGTGTAGGGAATATCAGAGGGGCAACTGCTCTCGGGGGGAGAACGACTGTCGCTTCGCCCACCCCGCAGACAGCACCATGATCGACACCAACGACAACACCGTCACCGTGTGCATGGACTACATCAAGGGCCGGTGCTCCCGGGAAAAGTGCAAGTACTTCCACCCGCCGGCCCATCTGCAGGCCAAAATTAAGGCTGCCCAGCACCAGGTGAACCAGGCCACAGCCGCCGCGGCCATG GGCATCGCCCCTAATGTCATGGCTCCCCTGCCCAAGCGGGCAGCCCTGGAGAAAGCCAACGGGGCCTCTGCCATGTTTAACACCAGCATGCTCCAGTACCAACAGGCCCTGGCCAGCATGCAGTTTCAGCAGCAGGCTGCTTTCCTCCCATCAG GCTCAATATTGTGCATGACACCTGCAGCCAGCGTTG TTCCCATGATGCACGGTGGTAATCCAGCCACTGTGTCTGCAGCCACCACATCTGCCACAAGCGTTCCCTTCGCAACTGCCTCCACCAATCAG GACTCTTCCTTATCAAAGTTGACTACCAACGAATACATGCAATTG ATTCCAATAATATCTGCAGATCATCTGAGTAGTCACAAGTACTTGACTCAAATGTAG
- the mbnl1 gene encoding muscleblind-like protein 1 isoform X14 — translation MAMLAQQMQLANAMMPGTQLPPMVRGHTRMNIPQLLHMPMFSMTPGLATNASAAAAAAAFNPYLSPVSPGLMPQEIMPSTPVLMASSHTVSQVPNSAAAAAQKLLRTDRLEVCREYQRGNCSRGENDCRFAHPADSTMIDTNDNTVTVCMDYIKGRCSREKCKYFHPPAHLQAKIKAAQHQVNQATAAAAMGIAPNVMAPLPKRAALEKANGASAMFNTSMLQYQQALASMQFQQQAAFLPSVPMMHGGNPATVSAATTSATSVPFATASTNQDSSLSKLTTNEYMQLIPIISADHLSSHKYLTQM, via the exons AtggccatgctggcccagcagATGCAGCTCGCCAATGCTATGATGCCTGGCACCCAGCTACCACCTATGGTGAGGGGACACACACGTATGAACATACCACAGCTACTCCACATG CCCATGTTCTCAATGACGCCAGGTCTGGCCACCAACGCcagtgcagcagctgcagctgcggCCTTTAATCCCTACCTGAGCCCTGTGTCACCAGGCCTGATGCCACAAGAGATCATGCCCAGCACCCCCGTCCTCATGGCCTCCAGCCACACTGTCAGCCAAGTCCCCAACTCTGCGGCTGCTGCAGCCCAGAAACTGCTGAGAACGGATAGACTTGag GTGTGTAGGGAATATCAGAGGGGCAACTGCTCTCGGGGGGAGAACGACTGTCGCTTCGCCCACCCCGCAGACAGCACCATGATCGACACCAACGACAACACCGTCACCGTGTGCATGGACTACATCAAGGGCCGGTGCTCCCGGGAAAAGTGCAAGTACTTCCACCCGCCGGCCCATCTGCAGGCCAAAATTAAGGCTGCCCAGCACCAGGTGAACCAGGCCACAGCCGCCGCGGCCATG GGCATCGCCCCTAATGTCATGGCTCCCCTGCCCAAGCGGGCAGCCCTGGAGAAAGCCAACGGGGCCTCTGCCATGTTTAACACCAGCATGCTCCAGTACCAACAGGCCCTGGCCAGCATGCAGTTTCAGCAGCAGGCTGCTTTCCTCCCATCAG TTCCCATGATGCACGGTGGTAATCCAGCCACTGTGTCTGCAGCCACCACATCTGCCACAAGCGTTCCCTTCGCAACTGCCTCCACCAATCAG GACTCTTCCTTATCAAAGTTGACTACCAACGAATACATGCAATTG ATTCCAATAATATCTGCAGATCATCTGAGTAGTCACAAGTACTTGACTCAAATGTAG
- the mbnl1 gene encoding muscleblind-like protein 1 isoform X10 → MAMNMAHIRDTKWLTLEVCREFQRGTCSRSDQECKFAHPAKSCQVDNGRVIACFDSLKGRCSRENCKYLHPPPHLKTQLEINGRNNLIQQKNMAMLAQQMQLANAMMPGTQLPPMPMFSMTPGLATNASAAAAAAAFNPYLSPVSPGLMPQEIMPSTPVLMASSHTVSQVPNSAAAAAQKLLRTDRLEVCREYQRGNCSRGENDCRFAHPADSTMIDTNDNTVTVCMDYIKGRCSREKCKYFHPPAHLQAKIKAAQHQVNQATAAAAMGIAPNVMAPLPKRAALEKANGASAMFNTSMLQYQQALASMQFQQQAAFLPSVPMMHGGNPATVSAATTSATSVPFATASTNQDSSLSKLTTNEYMQLIPIISADHLSSHKYLTQM, encoded by the exons ATGGCGATGAACATGGCACATATCCGTGACACAAAGTGGCTGACACTTGAGGTATGCAGGGAGTTCCAGAGGGGCACGTGCTCGCGCTCTGACCAGGAGTGCAAGTTCGCTCATCCGGCCAAGAGCTGTCAGGTGGACAACGGACGGGTCATCGCTTGCTTCGACTCACTCAAG GGCCGTTGTTCCAGGGAGAACTGCAAGTACCTGCACCCTCCTCCCCACCTAAAGACCCAGCTTGAGATCAATGGCAGGAACAACCTGATCCAGCAGAAGAACAtggccatgctggcccagcagATGCAGCTCGCCAATGCTATGATGCCTGGCACCCAGCTACCACCTATG CCCATGTTCTCAATGACGCCAGGTCTGGCCACCAACGCcagtgcagcagctgcagctgcggCCTTTAATCCCTACCTGAGCCCTGTGTCACCAGGCCTGATGCCACAAGAGATCATGCCCAGCACCCCCGTCCTCATGGCCTCCAGCCACACTGTCAGCCAAGTCCCCAACTCTGCGGCTGCTGCAGCCCAGAAACTGCTGAGAACGGATAGACTTGag GTGTGTAGGGAATATCAGAGGGGCAACTGCTCTCGGGGGGAGAACGACTGTCGCTTCGCCCACCCCGCAGACAGCACCATGATCGACACCAACGACAACACCGTCACCGTGTGCATGGACTACATCAAGGGCCGGTGCTCCCGGGAAAAGTGCAAGTACTTCCACCCGCCGGCCCATCTGCAGGCCAAAATTAAGGCTGCCCAGCACCAGGTGAACCAGGCCACAGCCGCCGCGGCCATG GGCATCGCCCCTAATGTCATGGCTCCCCTGCCCAAGCGGGCAGCCCTGGAGAAAGCCAACGGGGCCTCTGCCATGTTTAACACCAGCATGCTCCAGTACCAACAGGCCCTGGCCAGCATGCAGTTTCAGCAGCAGGCTGCTTTCCTCCCATCAG TTCCCATGATGCACGGTGGTAATCCAGCCACTGTGTCTGCAGCCACCACATCTGCCACAAGCGTTCCCTTCGCAACTGCCTCCACCAATCAG GACTCTTCCTTATCAAAGTTGACTACCAACGAATACATGCAATTG ATTCCAATAATATCTGCAGATCATCTGAGTAGTCACAAGTACTTGACTCAAATGTAG
- the mbnl1 gene encoding muscleblind-like protein 1 isoform X9: MAMNMAHIRDTKWLTLEVCREFQRGTCSRSDQECKFAHPAKSCQVDNGRVIACFDSLKGRCSRENCKYLHPPPHLKTQLEINGRNNLIQQKNMAMLAQQMQLANAMMPGTQLPPMPMFSMTPGLATNASAAAAAAAFNPYLSPVSPGLMPQEIMPSTPVLMASSHTVSQVPNSAAAAAQKLLRTDRLEVCREYQRGNCSRGENDCRFAHPADSTMIDTNDNTVTVCMDYIKGRCSREKCKYFHPPAHLQAKIKAAQHQVNQATAAAAMGIAPNVMAPLPKRAALEKANGASAMFNTSMLQYQQALASMQFQQQAAFLPSGSILCMTPAASVVPMMHGGNPATVSAATTSATSVPFATASTNQDSSLSKLTTNEYMQLIPIISADHLSSHKYLTQM; the protein is encoded by the exons ATGGCGATGAACATGGCACATATCCGTGACACAAAGTGGCTGACACTTGAGGTATGCAGGGAGTTCCAGAGGGGCACGTGCTCGCGCTCTGACCAGGAGTGCAAGTTCGCTCATCCGGCCAAGAGCTGTCAGGTGGACAACGGACGGGTCATCGCTTGCTTCGACTCACTCAAG GGCCGTTGTTCCAGGGAGAACTGCAAGTACCTGCACCCTCCTCCCCACCTAAAGACCCAGCTTGAGATCAATGGCAGGAACAACCTGATCCAGCAGAAGAACAtggccatgctggcccagcagATGCAGCTCGCCAATGCTATGATGCCTGGCACCCAGCTACCACCTATG CCCATGTTCTCAATGACGCCAGGTCTGGCCACCAACGCcagtgcagcagctgcagctgcggCCTTTAATCCCTACCTGAGCCCTGTGTCACCAGGCCTGATGCCACAAGAGATCATGCCCAGCACCCCCGTCCTCATGGCCTCCAGCCACACTGTCAGCCAAGTCCCCAACTCTGCGGCTGCTGCAGCCCAGAAACTGCTGAGAACGGATAGACTTGag GTGTGTAGGGAATATCAGAGGGGCAACTGCTCTCGGGGGGAGAACGACTGTCGCTTCGCCCACCCCGCAGACAGCACCATGATCGACACCAACGACAACACCGTCACCGTGTGCATGGACTACATCAAGGGCCGGTGCTCCCGGGAAAAGTGCAAGTACTTCCACCCGCCGGCCCATCTGCAGGCCAAAATTAAGGCTGCCCAGCACCAGGTGAACCAGGCCACAGCCGCCGCGGCCATG GGCATCGCCCCTAATGTCATGGCTCCCCTGCCCAAGCGGGCAGCCCTGGAGAAAGCCAACGGGGCCTCTGCCATGTTTAACACCAGCATGCTCCAGTACCAACAGGCCCTGGCCAGCATGCAGTTTCAGCAGCAGGCTGCTTTCCTCCCATCAG GCTCAATATTGTGCATGACACCTGCAGCCAGCGTTG TTCCCATGATGCACGGTGGTAATCCAGCCACTGTGTCTGCAGCCACCACATCTGCCACAAGCGTTCCCTTCGCAACTGCCTCCACCAATCAG GACTCTTCCTTATCAAAGTTGACTACCAACGAATACATGCAATTG ATTCCAATAATATCTGCAGATCATCTGAGTAGTCACAAGTACTTGACTCAAATGTAG
- the mbnl1 gene encoding muscleblind-like protein 1 isoform X13 yields the protein MAMLAQQMQLANAMMPGTQLPPMVRGHTRMNIPQLLHMPMFSMTPGLATNASAAAAAAAFNPYLSPVSPGLMPQEIMPSTPVLMASSHTVSQVPNSAAAAAQKLLRTDRLEVCREYQRGNCSRGENDCRFAHPADSTMIDTNDNTVTVCMDYIKGRCSREKCKYFHPPAHLQAKIKAAQHQVNQATAAAAMGIAPNVMAPLPKRAALEKANGASAMFNTSMLQYQQALASMQFQQQAAFLPSGSILCMTPAASVVPMMHGGNPATVSAATTSATSVPFATASTNQDSSLSKLTTNEYMQLIPIISADHLSSHKYLTQM from the exons AtggccatgctggcccagcagATGCAGCTCGCCAATGCTATGATGCCTGGCACCCAGCTACCACCTATGGTGAGGGGACACACACGTATGAACATACCACAGCTACTCCACATG CCCATGTTCTCAATGACGCCAGGTCTGGCCACCAACGCcagtgcagcagctgcagctgcggCCTTTAATCCCTACCTGAGCCCTGTGTCACCAGGCCTGATGCCACAAGAGATCATGCCCAGCACCCCCGTCCTCATGGCCTCCAGCCACACTGTCAGCCAAGTCCCCAACTCTGCGGCTGCTGCAGCCCAGAAACTGCTGAGAACGGATAGACTTGag GTGTGTAGGGAATATCAGAGGGGCAACTGCTCTCGGGGGGAGAACGACTGTCGCTTCGCCCACCCCGCAGACAGCACCATGATCGACACCAACGACAACACCGTCACCGTGTGCATGGACTACATCAAGGGCCGGTGCTCCCGGGAAAAGTGCAAGTACTTCCACCCGCCGGCCCATCTGCAGGCCAAAATTAAGGCTGCCCAGCACCAGGTGAACCAGGCCACAGCCGCCGCGGCCATG GGCATCGCCCCTAATGTCATGGCTCCCCTGCCCAAGCGGGCAGCCCTGGAGAAAGCCAACGGGGCCTCTGCCATGTTTAACACCAGCATGCTCCAGTACCAACAGGCCCTGGCCAGCATGCAGTTTCAGCAGCAGGCTGCTTTCCTCCCATCAG GCTCAATATTGTGCATGACACCTGCAGCCAGCGTTG TTCCCATGATGCACGGTGGTAATCCAGCCACTGTGTCTGCAGCCACCACATCTGCCACAAGCGTTCCCTTCGCAACTGCCTCCACCAATCAG GACTCTTCCTTATCAAAGTTGACTACCAACGAATACATGCAATTG ATTCCAATAATATCTGCAGATCATCTGAGTAGTCACAAGTACTTGACTCAAATGTAG